One segment of Marinobacter sediminum DNA contains the following:
- a CDS encoding alpha/beta hydrolase: MYWKTDTIEIPDWDRHSLLERLEAFEPACKRDLSHEMVAYCRFYGLDLWVEHPDVAYHQGYVEAGRHQVMVHYYRLPDTCGERGTVFILHGYFDHVGLYSQLIDRCLGAGFDVLAYDQPGHGLSSGTPASIGSFLEYQGVLADVMAHVKGKVRDPWFAVGQSTGGAILIDYLLSNHHSRDTSDFRKVVLLAPLVRPMGFLGAKILHSLVKPFFTRWRRVFGANSGDTRFLQFLRDHDPLQARAVHVDWVSALRKWVPHIESARPVDFPVTVVQGEKDLTVDWEHNLRIIRNKFSSVEELKIPDGRHHLVNEAQDLQATVFNTIIDTFMNETARPYAEAEGCRE, encoded by the coding sequence GTGTACTGGAAAACAGATACCATAGAAATTCCGGATTGGGACAGACACTCCCTGCTTGAGCGGCTTGAAGCCTTCGAACCTGCCTGCAAGCGGGACTTGAGTCATGAGATGGTGGCCTACTGCCGTTTTTATGGTCTGGATCTATGGGTAGAACACCCGGATGTGGCTTATCATCAGGGATACGTCGAGGCCGGACGCCATCAGGTTATGGTGCATTATTACCGGTTGCCCGACACCTGCGGTGAGCGTGGAACAGTCTTTATTCTCCATGGGTACTTTGATCATGTGGGACTCTACAGTCAGTTGATTGACCGGTGTCTGGGTGCCGGCTTTGACGTGCTTGCCTATGATCAGCCAGGGCACGGGCTGTCGAGTGGAACGCCGGCGTCGATCGGCAGTTTCCTGGAGTACCAGGGGGTTCTCGCCGATGTGATGGCGCATGTGAAGGGAAAAGTAAGGGACCCCTGGTTTGCCGTAGGGCAGAGTACGGGAGGCGCAATCCTGATCGATTATTTGTTGTCCAATCATCATTCCCGGGACACATCTGACTTTCGGAAAGTCGTGCTGCTTGCGCCGCTGGTAAGGCCCATGGGTTTCCTGGGGGCTAAAATTTTACACAGTCTGGTGAAACCATTTTTCACCCGCTGGCGTCGGGTCTTTGGGGCAAACAGTGGTGATACCCGCTTTTTGCAGTTTCTCCGGGATCATGATCCCCTGCAGGCCCGGGCAGTACATGTAGATTGGGTCAGCGCATTGCGCAAGTGGGTGCCCCATATTGAATCTGCGCGTCCGGTGGACTTTCCTGTTACGGTTGTTCAGGGCGAGAAAGATCTGACGGTGGATTGGGAACACAATCTACGGATAATCCGAAATAAATTTTCCTCTGTGGAGGAGCTCAAAATTCCGGACGGGCGTCATCATCTGGTGAACGAAGCCCAGGATTTGCAGGCGACGGTATTCAATACCATCATTGATACATTCATGAATGAGACGGCTCGGCCTTATGCGGAAGCAGAGGGATGCCGGGAATAA
- a CDS encoding GIY-YIG nuclease family protein: protein MNPEWSVYMVRTVKGALYTGITTDVERRFAEHQTGAPKGARSLRGKGPLELVFRSAVGDRSRASRLEWHIKQWPRTRKEALVRGELSLPDDV, encoded by the coding sequence ATGAATCCTGAATGGTCTGTGTACATGGTGCGGACCGTCAAAGGTGCGTTGTATACCGGTATCACCACTGACGTGGAGCGCCGGTTTGCCGAGCACCAGACCGGTGCCCCGAAAGGGGCGCGAAGCCTCAGGGGGAAGGGCCCGCTGGAACTGGTGTTCCGGTCGGCTGTGGGCGATCGAAGCCGGGCATCACGTCTTGAATGGCACATCAAGCAGTGGCCACGTACCCGCAAAGAGGCACTGGTCCGGGGGGAGCTTAGTCTGCCAGATGATGTTTGA
- a CDS encoding alpha/beta hydrolase, producing MLQQVLEATLRTTMMRLVRPFLTPAVPVALQRTLITQAYRSSTPPRGCRFERDTISGVPATRSTFGENTNGAILYLHGGGYIIGSSSTHRGITGHLAKVSGCQVIVPDYRLAPEHPFPAALDDAETVYMALLEQGFQPGQIAVAGDSAGGGLSVALAMRLRDRQVPLPSSITVFSPWIDLTQQQLYSPEREPVLQAPWTEKAAKLYAGSESLTNPLISPAFGDLTNLPPLLIQVGSEEILLNDAERLASLAKRDDVQTTLEVFNSLWHVFQVHSGQLDRATDAIAAAGAHIKHHLAD from the coding sequence ATGCTGCAACAAGTTCTTGAGGCCACACTGCGCACGACCATGATGCGCCTGGTACGACCCTTCCTCACTCCGGCCGTCCCGGTGGCTCTTCAGAGAACGCTGATCACTCAGGCCTATCGCAGCTCCACGCCCCCCCGAGGCTGCCGGTTTGAAAGGGATACAATCTCCGGCGTCCCGGCAACACGCAGTACCTTTGGCGAAAACACCAATGGCGCGATCCTCTACCTACACGGTGGCGGCTATATTATCGGCTCGTCAAGCACCCACCGCGGCATCACTGGCCACCTTGCCAAAGTCAGCGGCTGTCAGGTCATTGTCCCGGATTACCGGCTGGCGCCGGAACACCCTTTTCCCGCCGCCCTGGACGATGCCGAAACCGTTTACATGGCATTACTGGAACAGGGATTCCAGCCTGGACAGATTGCGGTCGCCGGCGACTCCGCCGGTGGCGGACTGAGCGTGGCCCTGGCCATGCGCCTGAGAGACAGGCAAGTGCCACTCCCCTCATCAATCACCGTCTTCTCACCCTGGATCGACCTGACCCAGCAGCAACTCTACTCTCCGGAGCGCGAGCCCGTGCTTCAGGCCCCGTGGACAGAGAAAGCTGCCAAGCTATACGCTGGCAGCGAATCACTCACCAACCCGCTGATTTCGCCGGCATTCGGAGATCTTACTAATTTGCCTCCGTTGCTAATCCAGGTCGGCAGCGAAGAAATCCTTCTCAATGATGCCGAGCGCCTTGCCAGTTTAGCCAAACGGGACGACGTCCAGACAACCCTTGAGGTCTTTAACAGTCTCTGGCACGTGTTTCAGGTGCATAGCGGTCAGCTCGACCGGGCCACCGATGCCATTGCGGCGGCCGGCGCGCACATCAAACATCATCTGGCAGACTAA
- a CDS encoding SIR2 family NAD-dependent protein deacylase, producing the protein MQEHIVVLTGAGISAESGLSTFRDNGGLWEEHSVYDVATPEAFARNQELVLRFYNDRRRQLESAQPNQAHRLLAELEARYRVTIVTQNVDDLHERGGSSTVIHLHGELTKARSSRYPELIYDIGYREIQAGETCERGAQLRPHIVWFGEEVPMLETAADIVRTADHLLIVGTSLQVYPAAGLVYEVDMDVPITVIDPGEPASLSRARVIRKGAGEGVRDWIQSLV; encoded by the coding sequence ATGCAGGAACATATCGTTGTACTGACCGGCGCTGGCATCAGCGCCGAAAGCGGTCTCTCTACTTTCCGCGACAACGGCGGCCTGTGGGAAGAACACAGTGTCTACGATGTGGCAACACCGGAAGCTTTTGCCAGAAATCAGGAGCTTGTTCTGCGGTTTTATAACGACCGCCGCCGCCAACTCGAATCGGCACAGCCCAATCAGGCCCATCGCCTGCTGGCAGAACTCGAGGCTCGATACCGGGTGACCATAGTCACCCAGAACGTAGACGATTTGCATGAACGTGGCGGGTCCAGCACGGTGATTCACCTTCATGGTGAACTCACCAAGGCCCGAAGCTCCCGCTACCCCGAGCTGATCTACGACATTGGTTACCGTGAGATCCAAGCCGGAGAAACCTGTGAGCGGGGCGCTCAGCTTCGTCCCCACATCGTCTGGTTTGGTGAAGAGGTGCCGATGCTGGAAACCGCGGCGGATATCGTGCGCACTGCCGACCATCTGCTTATCGTCGGCACTTCGCTGCAGGTATATCCGGCGGCCGGACTGGTCTACGAAGTGGATATGGATGTACCCATCACCGTGATTGATCCCGGTGAACCCGCTTCCTTATCCCGTGCGAGGGTTATTCGCAAAGGTGCCGGTGAAGGTGTTCGGGACTGGATTCAAAGTCTGGTGTGA
- the dctP gene encoding TRAP transporter substrate-binding protein DctP has protein sequence MRITSLWLPFLATLLFTLAGCSESGPSEESSATPETSPPDYPVTWRFALEEIEGSVQHAYAEALKERIEEHSDGKVELDIFPYGSLGTSEQLTELARNGSVNLAFASPGHLADEVPEAGVFTLHYLLSDNEEVNRQLLASPELRALFDEAYASQQLKLLAFVPEGWMAWTANKPLRSPEDFKGLRIRTMTSNIATLSYRAYGAEPSQVPYSQVYTDLQLNNIDAQSNPIFAIEEMDFYDVQSTLTLARPTQFISSVVSNQDWYNDLPGKQKQWLTEALEGVGEIAWKTQAELNQVRLQSMLEGGQLQVVRLSEEERAAFREKSQAVRQTYVDQTDPLGGQILDRIMAMVDELEAQQADSAPGDGG, from the coding sequence ATGCGCATTACCAGCCTCTGGCTTCCCTTCCTGGCAACCCTGCTGTTCACCCTGGCAGGCTGCTCCGAGAGCGGACCGTCCGAGGAGAGCAGCGCCACGCCGGAGACCTCGCCACCCGATTACCCCGTCACCTGGCGCTTTGCCCTGGAAGAAATAGAGGGCAGTGTACAACACGCCTATGCTGAAGCCCTAAAGGAGCGAATTGAGGAGCATTCCGACGGCAAGGTCGAGCTCGATATTTTCCCCTATGGCTCTCTGGGCACTTCGGAACAACTGACAGAGCTGGCCCGGAACGGTTCGGTCAATCTCGCCTTTGCTTCTCCCGGCCACCTGGCGGACGAGGTCCCCGAGGCGGGCGTATTCACTCTGCATTATCTCCTGTCAGATAACGAAGAGGTAAACCGCCAGCTCCTTGCCAGCCCGGAACTCCGGGCACTGTTCGATGAGGCCTACGCCAGTCAGCAATTGAAATTGCTGGCGTTTGTCCCTGAAGGGTGGATGGCGTGGACTGCCAACAAACCGTTACGGTCACCGGAGGATTTCAAGGGTCTGCGTATCCGCACCATGACTTCCAATATAGCTACCCTGTCCTATCGGGCCTACGGCGCGGAACCCAGCCAGGTTCCGTATTCCCAGGTTTATACAGACCTTCAGTTGAACAACATCGATGCTCAGAGCAATCCGATCTTTGCGATTGAGGAGATGGACTTTTACGACGTACAGAGCACCTTGACCCTGGCCCGTCCGACCCAGTTCATTTCTTCGGTTGTCTCGAATCAGGACTGGTATAACGATTTACCGGGCAAACAGAAACAATGGCTCACTGAAGCCCTTGAAGGCGTTGGCGAAATAGCCTGGAAAACCCAGGCGGAGCTAAACCAGGTGCGTCTTCAAAGCATGCTGGAAGGTGGTCAGTTGCAGGTTGTAAGGCTAAGCGAAGAGGAACGCGCGGCTTTCAGGGAAAAAAGCCAGGCTGTCAGGCAGACCTACGTTGATCAAACAGACCCGCTGGGCGGGCAAATTCTGGATCGCATTATGGCGATGGTCGACGAGCTGGAAGCACAACAAGCTGACTCAGCGCCCGGTGACGGGGGCTGA
- a CDS encoding ABC1 kinase family protein produces the protein MAKKPVTSRSGRFLKLAGMTASVAGRYAGERARRVFRSENDQGAQSENYTRMAGQIADTLGELKGAVMKVGQIASQTQDFLPKEFSDALQKLQKEAPPMPFEIIVGQIESELGKPVSELFEYLQEAPYAAASIGQVHRARLYNGTDVIVKVQYPGVDVSCDSDLKQLRMALRLGGLLKMPKETVDQLFGEIRERLKEELDYENEAENLRLFSRFHEKDDWVIIPEVIDSHSTRRILTLELVEGDHVSEVTPEHYDQETINLIGHRIFTTMADQLFRFQCIHGDPHAGNFAYRPDGSIIMYDFGCVKKLKPEIVEAYRKALIAALQEDYQALDRHLIDLGARVENQPAVDQAYYAMWRDILIVPFDQDKPYDFAQSDIHKHVAAKTSTVFKYLEYFKPPVESIFIDRMIAGHYWMLKRLGVQAAFREELGEYLGLED, from the coding sequence ATGGCAAAGAAACCGGTTACTTCCCGCAGCGGACGATTCCTGAAACTCGCAGGCATGACAGCCTCCGTGGCCGGCCGATATGCGGGCGAGCGAGCTCGTCGTGTTTTCCGAAGCGAAAATGATCAGGGCGCCCAGAGCGAAAACTACACCCGGATGGCTGGCCAGATCGCGGACACGCTTGGCGAACTCAAGGGGGCGGTCATGAAAGTCGGGCAAATCGCCTCGCAGACCCAGGACTTTCTGCCAAAAGAATTCTCAGATGCCCTGCAAAAGCTTCAGAAAGAAGCCCCGCCCATGCCATTCGAAATCATTGTCGGGCAGATCGAATCGGAGCTGGGCAAGCCTGTTTCTGAGCTTTTCGAATACCTTCAGGAAGCGCCCTATGCCGCAGCGTCCATCGGCCAGGTACACCGCGCCAGGCTCTACAACGGTACCGATGTGATCGTGAAGGTACAGTATCCCGGTGTGGATGTATCCTGCGACTCGGATCTGAAGCAGCTTCGAATGGCCCTGAGGCTCGGCGGGCTGCTGAAAATGCCGAAGGAAACGGTCGACCAGTTGTTTGGTGAGATTCGGGAGCGTCTGAAAGAAGAACTCGATTATGAAAACGAAGCCGAGAACCTGAGACTTTTCAGCAGGTTTCACGAGAAAGACGACTGGGTCATTATCCCCGAGGTGATCGACAGCCACTCGACACGCCGGATTCTGACTCTGGAGCTGGTAGAGGGTGATCATGTCAGTGAGGTCACACCGGAGCACTATGATCAGGAAACCATCAACCTGATTGGCCACCGGATTTTCACCACCATGGCCGACCAGCTTTTCCGGTTCCAGTGCATCCACGGTGACCCCCACGCAGGCAACTTTGCCTATCGTCCCGACGGCTCAATCATCATGTACGACTTTGGCTGCGTGAAAAAGCTGAAGCCGGAAATCGTCGAAGCCTACCGTAAGGCGCTCATTGCGGCGCTACAGGAAGACTACCAGGCGCTGGACCGTCACCTGATCGACCTGGGAGCCCGGGTAGAAAATCAGCCTGCAGTGGACCAGGCCTATTACGCCATGTGGCGGGATATTCTGATTGTTCCCTTCGATCAGGATAAACCCTACGATTTTGCACAGTCAGACATCCACAAACATGTGGCAGCCAAGACCAGCACGGTGTTCAAATATCTTGAGTACTTCAAGCCGCCGGTAGAGAGCATCTTCATTGACCGGATGATTGCGGGGCATTACTGGATGCTGAAGCGGTTGGGGGTTCAAGCGGCATTTCGGGAAGAGCTGGGGGAATATCTCGGGCTCGAGGACTGA
- a CDS encoding mechanosensitive ion channel family protein has product MGDFGLKEAFSSITSQALLYALLVIAVAFVIIFLIQKLLPRLASKVSGKPRLYLLALVPLLRLLIIIATIFVVVPILVEPSVENMVAIFGAVGLALGFALKDYASSLIAGIVTLYEMPYRPGDWIEVGGKYGEVRSIGTRAAEIVTPDDSVVIMPHGHLWSALIANGNDGTDNLMCVAEFHLEPNHNVRRVLDLLRDVAYTCPWTKTGQPIVVVVANEPWGMHYRLKAYPLEPREQFRFTADLIARGAEVLAGEGVGFVSAPVTGR; this is encoded by the coding sequence ATGGGTGATTTTGGATTGAAAGAAGCCTTCTCCTCGATAACGTCTCAGGCGTTGCTCTATGCGCTCCTGGTTATCGCCGTCGCGTTTGTGATTATTTTTCTCATTCAGAAGCTGTTGCCGAGACTGGCTTCAAAAGTGAGCGGCAAGCCACGACTGTATCTACTTGCGCTGGTGCCCCTGCTTCGGTTGCTGATCATTATTGCCACCATCTTTGTCGTGGTCCCAATCCTGGTGGAACCCTCGGTTGAGAATATGGTTGCTATCTTTGGTGCGGTGGGTCTGGCGCTCGGGTTTGCGCTAAAGGATTATGCCAGCAGTCTGATTGCCGGTATCGTCACGCTCTATGAAATGCCCTATCGTCCGGGCGACTGGATTGAGGTAGGCGGCAAGTATGGTGAGGTGCGCTCTATTGGGACCAGGGCTGCGGAAATTGTTACTCCAGACGATTCCGTTGTCATCATGCCCCACGGCCATCTGTGGAGTGCCTTGATCGCCAACGGCAACGACGGTACGGACAATCTGATGTGCGTAGCCGAATTCCATCTCGAGCCCAACCACAACGTCCGCCGCGTACTGGATCTGTTGCGGGACGTAGCGTATACCTGCCCATGGACGAAAACCGGGCAGCCCATTGTGGTCGTGGTGGCCAACGAGCCGTGGGGTATGCACTATCGCCTGAAGGCCTATCCGCTGGAGCCCAGAGAGCAGTTCCGCTTTACGGCTGACTTGATCGCCCGGGGCGCCGAGGTCCTTGCGGGAGAGGGTGTCGGCTTTGTTTCAGCCCCCGTCACCGGGCGCTGA
- a CDS encoding OmpA family protein has translation MKKTVLAFVIATFTLSGCMTYDPYTGEEKTSSATKGSIIGAIGGAAIGAATSSKSDRGKGALIGAASGAAIGGGIGYYMDKQEAELRRKLEGTGVRVVRNGDQIELVMPGNITFDLNQSSIKPSFSGTLESVSLVLMEYDKTIIQIEGHTDSSGSDSYNQLLSEQRASSVRDFMLNQGIEPKRTRAVGYGERYPAASNDTPAGREQNRRVELTLVPMQ, from the coding sequence GTGAAGAAAACAGTTCTTGCGTTTGTGATTGCTACGTTCACTCTGAGTGGTTGCATGACCTATGACCCGTATACGGGTGAGGAAAAAACTTCAAGCGCTACCAAGGGTAGTATTATCGGTGCTATTGGCGGCGCAGCAATTGGGGCAGCAACCTCCAGTAAAAGTGATCGTGGCAAAGGTGCCCTGATCGGTGCGGCCAGCGGTGCAGCTATTGGCGGTGGTATCGGTTACTACATGGACAAGCAGGAAGCAGAACTGCGCCGTAAGCTGGAAGGTACCGGTGTGCGTGTGGTCCGTAATGGAGATCAGATTGAGCTGGTAATGCCTGGCAATATCACCTTTGATCTGAACCAGTCTTCCATCAAGCCATCCTTTTCCGGCACCCTTGAATCGGTATCACTGGTGCTGATGGAATATGACAAGACCATCATTCAGATTGAAGGTCATACTGACAGCTCAGGTTCCGATAGCTATAACCAGCTCCTTAGTGAACAGCGGGCCAGCTCGGTTCGGGACTTCATGCTGAACCAGGGGATTGAGCCCAAGCGTACCCGGGCCGTTGGCTATGGCGAGCGCTATCCTGCTGCTTCCAACGATACGCCTGCAGGACGTGAGCAGAACCGTCGCGTTGAGCTGACGCTGGTGCCGATGCAGTAA
- a CDS encoding DMT family transporter, producing MANQKQAMLYGLATVLLWSTVATAFKLALRDLAPVQMLLIACASSVVVMGLILAFQRRWHLVFSLSGRQYAQSFGMGLINPCLYYFVLFGAFDRLPAQEAQPLNYTWALVLAYLSVPFLGQRLRKLDILAGLVCYAGVVVIATRGAVTSLSFSDPLGVSLAIGSTLVWASYWIIATRDTRDPVVGLFLNFLFGLPVIALICWQTEGFSLPSGTSLAAAVYVGVFEMGIAFVLWSYAMKKAENTSKVSNLIFISPFLSLVFIYFILGEQILPSTYIGLVLIMAGLWLQQKKVHDREQALAHES from the coding sequence ATGGCAAACCAGAAGCAGGCGATGCTGTACGGACTTGCGACAGTCCTGCTTTGGTCTACCGTGGCTACTGCATTCAAACTGGCGTTGCGGGATCTGGCCCCGGTTCAGATGTTGTTGATTGCCTGCGCATCTTCTGTGGTGGTGATGGGACTGATTCTGGCATTCCAGCGCCGGTGGCACCTGGTTTTTTCGCTCAGTGGCCGACAGTATGCCCAGTCTTTCGGTATGGGCCTGATTAACCCCTGCCTGTACTATTTTGTGTTGTTCGGTGCGTTCGATCGCTTGCCGGCCCAGGAGGCCCAGCCCCTGAATTACACCTGGGCCCTGGTACTGGCTTACCTGTCTGTGCCTTTTCTTGGCCAGCGTCTCCGTAAACTGGATATCCTCGCCGGACTTGTCTGCTATGCCGGCGTGGTGGTTATTGCCACCCGAGGAGCAGTGACCTCCCTAAGCTTCTCGGATCCTCTTGGGGTTTCTCTCGCCATCGGCAGTACGCTGGTATGGGCTTCCTACTGGATCATTGCAACGCGGGATACGCGAGATCCGGTGGTGGGGTTGTTCCTCAACTTTCTGTTTGGACTCCCGGTTATCGCATTGATTTGTTGGCAGACGGAAGGCTTTAGTCTGCCCTCGGGCACTTCGCTGGCTGCTGCGGTTTATGTTGGCGTATTTGAAATGGGCATTGCCTTTGTTCTCTGGTCCTACGCTATGAAGAAGGCAGAAAACACTTCCAAGGTCAGTAACCTGATCTTCATCTCACCGTTCCTGTCGCTGGTCTTTATCTACTTCATTCTGGGGGAGCAGATACTGCCCTCCACCTACATTGGACTGGTGTTGATTATGGCGGGCCTGTGGCTGCAGCAGAAGAAGGTGCATGATCGGGAGCAGGCGCTGGCCCATGAATCCTGA
- a CDS encoding FAD-binding oxidoreductase, whose protein sequence is MNSEQIIASLKELVATGAAAGKVLTDPADLENYGKDWTRIYPPKPLAIVLPKTTEQVQALVKFANENQVALVPSGGRTGLSAGAVAANGEVVVAFDNMNQILDFNASDRTVRCQAGVVTEQLQNFAEDNSLYYPVDFASAGSSQLGGNLSTNAGGIKVIRYGMSRDWVAGLRVVTGKGDILDLNKELAKNNTGYDLRHLFVGAEGTLGFITEATMKLSRKPDDLTVLVLGLNDLTNTMDVLKAFQKQIDLTAYEFFSHEAMGHVLAHGQVQAPFETEAPYYALLEFEAVSDQVMDDAMSLFEQCVENGWVLDGVISQSETQAQNLWQLRERISESIAPRTPYKNDVSVVVSKVPGFLQEIDAVVTEHYPDFEIIWFGHIGDGNLHLNILKPEDMAKEDFFEKCQQVNKWVFEIVERYQGSVSAEHGVGMTKKPYLQYTRSDAEMAYLKGIKQVFDPNGIMNPGKIFD, encoded by the coding sequence ATGAATTCCGAACAGATCATTGCTTCCCTGAAAGAGCTGGTTGCCACCGGTGCCGCGGCCGGAAAAGTGCTGACCGATCCCGCTGATCTTGAAAACTATGGCAAGGACTGGACCCGGATCTATCCGCCGAAGCCACTGGCGATTGTGCTGCCGAAGACCACGGAACAGGTCCAGGCACTGGTAAAGTTTGCCAATGAAAACCAGGTGGCACTTGTGCCCTCGGGTGGCCGCACGGGCTTGAGTGCTGGCGCGGTTGCGGCCAATGGAGAGGTGGTGGTTGCCTTCGACAACATGAACCAGATTCTGGATTTCAACGCCAGCGACCGGACAGTGCGGTGTCAGGCGGGCGTTGTGACCGAACAGCTTCAGAACTTTGCTGAAGACAATAGCCTCTATTACCCGGTGGATTTCGCGTCGGCTGGCTCCAGTCAGCTTGGTGGCAACCTTTCCACCAACGCAGGCGGTATCAAAGTGATTCGTTATGGCATGAGCCGTGACTGGGTGGCCGGACTGAGGGTGGTGACCGGCAAGGGCGATATTCTCGATCTGAACAAGGAACTTGCGAAGAACAACACCGGGTACGACCTGCGTCATCTGTTCGTCGGAGCGGAAGGCACACTGGGCTTCATCACGGAAGCGACCATGAAGCTGTCACGAAAGCCGGACGATCTGACCGTACTGGTGCTGGGCCTTAACGACCTGACTAACACCATGGATGTGTTAAAGGCTTTCCAGAAGCAGATCGACCTGACTGCCTATGAATTCTTTTCGCACGAGGCCATGGGGCATGTTCTCGCCCATGGCCAGGTGCAAGCTCCGTTCGAAACCGAGGCACCTTATTACGCGCTGCTGGAGTTTGAGGCAGTATCCGATCAGGTGATGGACGACGCCATGAGCCTCTTCGAGCAGTGCGTGGAAAACGGCTGGGTACTGGATGGCGTGATCAGCCAGAGTGAAACCCAGGCTCAGAACCTGTGGCAGCTGAGAGAGCGCATTTCCGAGTCCATTGCCCCGCGCACGCCCTATAAGAATGATGTCTCTGTGGTGGTTTCCAAGGTCCCCGGTTTTCTGCAGGAAATTGATGCAGTCGTGACTGAGCACTACCCGGATTTCGAAATTATCTGGTTTGGCCACATTGGCGACGGCAACCTGCACCTGAACATTCTCAAGCCAGAAGACATGGCAAAAGAGGATTTCTTCGAAAAGTGCCAGCAGGTCAACAAGTGGGTGTTCGAAATTGTCGAGCGGTACCAGGGCAGTGTCTCTGCCGAGCACGGTGTGGGCATGACCAAGAAACCCTACCTGCAATACACCCGCAGCGATGCGGAGATGGCCTACCTGAAGGGCATCAAGCAGGTGTTTGATCCGAACGGCATCATGAACCCCGGGAAGATCTTCGACTGA
- the serA gene encoding phosphoglycerate dehydrogenase: MSNTSLEKSKIRILLLEGVHQSAIDTLNAAGYTNIEYLTHSLAEEDLIEKIADAHFVGLRSRTQLTEKVFEAAKKLVAVGCFCIGTNQVDLQAATRRGIAVFNAPFSNTRSVAELVLAQAILLLRGVPEKNAKAHRGEWLKSAKDSYEIRGKKLGIIGYGNIGTQFSVLAEGLGMDVYFYDVVSKLPIGNATQVGTMQELLNIADVVSLHVPETPATKYMFKSEQLAQMKPGSVLMNASRGTVVDIDALADALGSGKLLGAAIDVFPVEPKSNKEEFVSPLREFDNVILTPHVGGSTIEAQENIGREVAEKLAMYSDNGTSVSSVNFPEVALPSHPNQHRLLHIHENVPGVMSEINQVFSENGINVCGQYLQTKEDIGYVVVDVDKAYGELALEKLLQVKGTIRCRVLF, translated from the coding sequence ATGTCAAATACGTCTCTCGAAAAGAGCAAAATCCGGATCCTGCTGCTGGAAGGCGTGCATCAATCTGCCATTGATACCCTGAACGCTGCAGGCTACACCAACATCGAGTATCTGACTCACTCGCTGGCCGAGGAAGACCTGATTGAGAAGATTGCCGATGCGCACTTCGTAGGTCTTCGCTCGCGCACCCAGTTGACCGAGAAAGTATTTGAAGCTGCCAAGAAGCTTGTGGCAGTGGGATGCTTCTGCATCGGCACCAACCAGGTAGACCTGCAGGCTGCCACCCGCCGCGGTATCGCGGTTTTTAACGCACCCTTCTCTAACACCCGGAGTGTGGCCGAGCTGGTACTGGCTCAGGCGATCCTGCTCCTGCGTGGCGTTCCCGAGAAAAATGCCAAAGCGCACCGTGGTGAATGGCTGAAGTCCGCCAAGGACAGCTATGAAATCCGCGGAAAAAAACTGGGCATCATTGGCTATGGCAACATTGGCACCCAGTTCAGTGTTCTGGCTGAAGGCCTGGGCATGGACGTTTATTTCTACGATGTGGTTTCCAAACTGCCCATCGGTAACGCCACCCAGGTAGGTACCATGCAGGAGCTGCTGAACATTGCCGACGTGGTGAGCCTGCATGTTCCGGAAACCCCGGCCACCAAGTATATGTTCAAGTCCGAGCAGCTGGCGCAAATGAAGCCGGGCTCTGTCTTGATGAACGCTTCCCGCGGCACCGTGGTCGACATCGACGCCCTGGCCGACGCTCTCGGGAGCGGTAAACTCCTGGGCGCCGCCATCGATGTGTTTCCGGTCGAGCCAAAGTCCAACAAAGAAGAATTCGTCTCTCCGCTGCGAGAGTTTGACAACGTTATCCTGACGCCTCACGTGGGCGGCTCCACCATCGAAGCCCAGGAAAATATCGGTCGGGAAGTGGCAGAAAAGCTGGCGATGTACAGTGACAATGGCACCTCAGTCTCCTCTGTAAACTTCCCCGAAGTGGCCCTGCCCTCTCATCCGAACCAGCATCGCCTGCTGCACATTCATGAGAACGTACCAGGCGTAATGTCCGAGATTAACCAGGTGTTCTCAGAGAATGGCATCAACGTTTGTGGCCAGTACCTCCAGACCAAGGAAGACATTGGTTATGTTGTGGTTGATGTGGACAAGGCCTACGGTGAGCTGGCACTTGAAAAGCTGCTCCAGGTAAAAGGCACAATTCGCTGCCGTGTGCTTTTCTGA